Proteins encoded together in one Cataglyphis hispanica isolate Lineage 1 chromosome 17, ULB_Chis1_1.0, whole genome shotgun sequence window:
- the LOC126856102 gene encoding methyltransferase-like protein 17, mitochondrial, whose product MVKLIVSKMQCTRIVSSRCFSVKPKAVLDDATSTLFSNNEIKYRHHPGIIKPRTPMFPIWASKEIQTILKEKSINLKEINESAKKLCQYLTQRYPPLEQSELLTKLQKVEKHLNANNHDEKISVEDIDFNKNVRARNILKQHVYNWQPINFDKLTCLTYLVAKSVQNHAVSHKILNEIKTRDKDFRPETFFDFGSGIGTNTWAASEIWSDSLKEYFCVETSESMIELSERLVKAAKPKIKEIFYRQFFPASMNPTYDIVMSTYSLFELPSQQFRLETILKLWKKTEKYLIIVEEGTNAGFTLVNEARDFILRYANSKYRKESQFVHVFSPCPHDLKCPRRAIDNTPCNFSVLYHPLQFLGGKEHKSQLYSYVVLKKDKRPENDEQWPRIVRPVLKRSNHVICRMCLANGELKEEIFTKYKYGRHIYRCARSSQWGDRLPLHYEQEQENPEENGVSNETTITVE is encoded by the exons atggTGAAGCTAATTGTATCAAAGATGCAATGCACAAGAATTGTATCCTCACGttgt TTTTCAGTAAAACCAAAAGCTGTACTTGACGATGCAACATCTACTTTATTCTCTAATAATGAGATTAAATATAGACATCATCCAGGTATCATTAAGCCTAGAACACCAATGTTTCCAATATGGGCTTCAAAGGAGatacaaacaattttaaaag aaaaaagtataaactTGAAGGAAATTAATGAAAGCGCAAAAAAGTTATGTCAATACTTAACTCAACGCTACCCACCATTAGAACAGTCTGAGTTACTAACAAAATTACAGAAAGTAGAGAAACATTTGAATGCTAATAAtcatgatgaaaaaatatctgtgGAAGATAtagatttcaataaaaatgtaagagCCAGGAATATTTTGAAGCAACATGTTTATAACTGGCAACCAATTAACTTTGATAAACTTACCTGTCTAACATATCTGGTTGCCAAAAGTGTGCAAAATCATGCAGTTTCGCATAAAATCTTGAATGAGATTAAAACACGTGACAAGGATTTTAGGCCTGAGACATTCTTTGATTTTGGCTCTGGAATTGGTACAAATACATG GGCAGCATCTGAAATTTGGTCAGATTCGCTAAAAGAATACTTTTGCGTCGAAACATCGGAATCCATGATTGAATTATCAGAAAGATTAGTGAAAGCTGCTAAGCCCAAAATCAAAGAGATATTCTATCGCCAGTTTTTCCCAGCATCTATGAat CCTACCTACGATATTGTAATGAgtacatattctttatttgaGTTGCCGAGTCAGCAATTTCGTCTTGAAACGATATTAAAGCTTTGGAAgaagacagaaaaatatttaatcattgtaGAAGAAGGAACCAATGCAGGTTTCACG CTAGTGAATGAAGCACGAGATTTCATCCTCAGATATGCAAActcaaaatatagaaaagaatcACAATTTGTTCATGTTTTCTCACCT tgccCACATGATTTAAAATGTCCGCGACGCGCCATAGATAATACTCCATGCAACTTCAGTGTTTTGTATCATCCATTGCAATTTCTGGGTGGCAAAGAACACAAATCGCAATTATATTCCTATGTCGTGTTAAAGAAag atAAACGACCCGAGAATGACGAGCAGTGGCCAAGGATTGTGCGACCAGTGCTGAAACGTTCTAATCACGTAATCTGTCGCATGTGTCTCGCTAATGGTGAACTGAAAGAAgaaatctttacaaaatacaaatatggAAG GCATATATACCGTTGCGCGAGAAGCAGTCAATGGGGAGATAGATTACCATTGCATTATGAACAAGAGCAAGAAAATCCAGAAGAGAATGGCGTATCTAATGAAACGACTATCACTgtagaataa